The Ornithinimicrobium faecis genome includes a window with the following:
- a CDS encoding HutD/Ves family protein yields MIHTEFAWETADMVADRAVVIRWGDLEPTPWKNGGGLTREIASSPEGSNTSDFDWRVSIADVEAAGPFSSFPGVDRVITLLEGGSMILDSESGRTVLTVREPHSFPGEASVTCELPDGSTRDLNLMTRRGQASGDVSIHTVSSPMRIDGDGSRRLVVALEDGVDARESQRSNWTLDCFDVLDTTGPLSVGPGTFALISVL; encoded by the coding sequence ATGATCCACACGGAGTTCGCGTGGGAGACTGCGGACATGGTGGCCGACCGAGCTGTGGTGATCCGTTGGGGCGACCTGGAGCCGACTCCGTGGAAGAACGGTGGCGGCCTCACCCGCGAGATTGCCTCCTCGCCAGAGGGCTCCAACACGAGTGACTTCGACTGGCGGGTCAGCATCGCGGACGTCGAGGCGGCCGGTCCCTTCTCGAGTTTCCCCGGGGTCGATCGGGTGATCACCCTGCTCGAGGGAGGCTCGATGATCCTGGACAGCGAGTCTGGCAGGACCGTCCTCACAGTGCGGGAGCCGCACAGCTTCCCTGGTGAGGCGTCCGTCACCTGCGAGTTGCCCGATGGCTCGACCCGTGACCTCAACCTGATGACGCGCCGTGGCCAGGCAAGCGGTGACGTCAGCATCCACACCGTGTCCTCGCCCATGCGGATTGACGGCGACGGCTCGCGCCGTCTGGTGGTTGCCCTTGAGGACGGTGTCGATGCCAGAGAGAGCCAGCGTTCGAACTGGACATTGGACTGCTTTGACGTCCTCGACACCACCGGTCCGTTGTCGGTCGGCCCCGGAACCTTCGCGCTGATCAGCGTCCTGTGA
- a CDS encoding DUF2784 domain-containing protein, which produces MTDSPTLTPTGVLPHRVLAVAAMATHVAFTVVAVLGGYLAWFVPWVLWLHLPALAWGLAGQVRDLPCPLTTLENSARVRGGWSRLSETGFIDHYYTGVLYPQAWKPWMPFVVLGIVLVSWIGLLFRF; this is translated from the coding sequence GTGACCGACTCACCGACCCTGACACCAACCGGGGTGCTGCCACACCGGGTGCTGGCGGTGGCCGCGATGGCAACCCACGTCGCCTTCACGGTGGTTGCGGTCCTTGGCGGCTATCTGGCCTGGTTTGTGCCGTGGGTCCTGTGGCTGCACCTGCCCGCACTCGCATGGGGCCTGGCCGGCCAGGTCCGAGACCTCCCCTGCCCTCTCACCACCCTCGAGAACAGCGCCCGGGTGCGCGGGGGATGGTCACGACTCAGCGAGACAGGCTTTATCGACCACTACTACACCGGCGTGCTCTATCCGCAGGCGTGGAAGCCGTGGATGCCCTTCGTGGTGCTCGGGATCGTCCTGGTCTCCTGGATCGGCCTGCTCTTTCGCTTCTGA
- the lgt gene encoding prolipoprotein diacylglyceryl transferase — translation MSIPSPDISQFQLGPLTIRFYALCLLAGMILAWFIGRKRWVARGGLADTFESIAIVAIPSGIVGARIYHVATHWEDYFGEGRDPISALYIWEGGIAIFGAVIGGALGALFVCWRKGARITAFADSLAPGLILAQAVGRLGNWFNQELFGGPDDGPLGLEIDPDRRPSEYRDVETFQPTFLYELTWNALGCLLLLWIDRRFKLGWGKLIALYMVIYGTGRFWIEGIRTDFSYMVGPLRTNQATALLFIIVGILLFAISHTLRKGREPWVERAGVGGPDYVPAEHEAGAITADDPAESSAARDGDEAVGVTADDEAGGVTADSPDEPAESNEDVTPR, via the coding sequence ATGTCGATCCCTAGCCCGGACATCAGCCAGTTCCAACTTGGCCCACTCACCATCCGCTTCTATGCCCTGTGTCTGCTGGCCGGCATGATCCTGGCCTGGTTCATCGGCCGGAAGCGCTGGGTGGCACGAGGCGGACTGGCGGACACGTTCGAGTCGATCGCCATCGTCGCGATCCCCTCCGGCATCGTGGGCGCCCGGATCTATCACGTGGCCACGCACTGGGAGGACTATTTCGGTGAGGGCCGGGACCCGATCAGCGCCCTGTATATCTGGGAGGGCGGCATCGCGATCTTCGGTGCCGTCATCGGCGGAGCCCTGGGCGCCCTGTTCGTCTGCTGGCGCAAGGGCGCGCGGATCACCGCCTTCGCCGACTCGCTCGCGCCGGGCCTGATCCTGGCCCAGGCCGTCGGACGCCTCGGCAACTGGTTCAACCAGGAGCTCTTCGGCGGGCCGGACGACGGCCCGCTGGGCCTGGAGATCGACCCTGACCGCAGGCCGTCGGAGTATCGCGATGTCGAGACCTTCCAGCCGACCTTCCTGTATGAACTCACCTGGAACGCTCTCGGCTGCCTGCTCCTGCTCTGGATCGACCGCAGGTTCAAGCTGGGGTGGGGCAAGCTCATCGCGCTCTACATGGTGATCTACGGCACCGGGCGGTTCTGGATCGAGGGGATCCGCACCGACTTCAGTTATATGGTCGGCCCGCTGCGCACCAACCAGGCGACGGCACTGCTGTTCATCATCGTGGGCATCCTCCTGTTTGCGATCTCCCACACGCTGCGCAAGGGGCGCGAGCCCTGGGTGGAGCGCGCCGGCGTCGGGGGACCGGACTATGTGCCCGCAGAGCACGAGGCTGGCGCGATCACCGCCGACGACCCCGCTGAGTCATCAGCTGCCCGCGATGGTGACGAGGCAGTTGGTGTCACCGCCGATGACGAGGCGGGCGGCGTCACTGCCGACAGCCCTGACGAGCCCGCGGAGAGCAACGAAGACGTCACCCCGCGCTGA
- the xerD gene encoding site-specific tyrosine recombinase XerD produces the protein MAQQTPAPAPDALSRAARGWLDHLRVERGASEHTLRAYRRDLDRYLAFLRGRGITAPTDVAEGMVSDFLAHLRTGDDEHQPLAASSAARALVAVRGFHKFLAAEGDVADDPAQQVAPPTPARRLPKAISIEAVERLLDAASVGDTPASLRDRALLEVLYGSGARVSEAIGLDLDDMDLGRDADPSNGSNSRAGASNGDDAPEDAVVRLFGKGNKERIVPLGRYATDALEAWLVRGRPTFAAKGKGTPAVFLNQRGGRLSRQSAWNIIQAAAERADLSGHLSPHTLRHSFATHLLDGGADVRVVQELLGHASVATTQIYTLVTARHLREVYAQAHPRAR, from the coding sequence ATGGCTCAGCAGACCCCGGCACCAGCACCCGACGCGCTCTCGCGCGCGGCGCGGGGCTGGCTGGACCACCTGCGCGTCGAGCGGGGAGCCTCCGAGCACACCCTGCGGGCCTATCGGCGCGACCTCGACCGCTATCTGGCCTTCCTGCGCGGACGTGGCATCACGGCGCCGACCGACGTCGCCGAGGGCATGGTCAGCGACTTCCTGGCGCACCTGCGCACCGGCGACGACGAGCACCAGCCGCTGGCCGCCTCCTCGGCGGCTCGGGCGCTCGTCGCGGTGCGTGGGTTTCACAAGTTCCTCGCGGCCGAGGGCGACGTGGCCGATGACCCCGCCCAGCAGGTCGCCCCGCCCACACCGGCGCGCCGCCTGCCCAAGGCCATCAGCATCGAGGCCGTCGAGCGGCTCCTGGACGCTGCCTCGGTGGGGGACACCCCGGCCAGCCTGCGCGACCGGGCCCTGTTGGAGGTGCTCTATGGCTCGGGTGCCCGGGTCAGCGAGGCCATTGGGCTGGACCTGGACGACATGGATCTCGGCCGCGATGCCGACCCATCCAACGGCAGCAACAGCCGAGCAGGCGCAAGCAACGGGGACGACGCACCCGAGGATGCCGTCGTGCGCCTGTTCGGCAAGGGCAACAAGGAGCGCATCGTGCCGCTGGGCAGGTATGCCACCGACGCGCTCGAGGCCTGGCTCGTGCGGGGCCGCCCCACCTTTGCAGCCAAGGGCAAAGGCACCCCGGCGGTCTTCCTGAACCAGCGCGGTGGACGGCTCTCCAGACAGAGCGCCTGGAACATCATCCAGGCGGCGGCGGAGCGGGCCGACCTGTCCGGTCACCTCAGCCCGCACACCCTGCGTCACTCCTTTGCCACGCACCTGCTCGACGGCGGGGCCGACGTGCGCGTGGTGCAGGAGCTGCTCGGGCACGCCTCGGTCGCGACCACCCAGATCTACACGCTGGTCACCGCCCGGCACCTGCGTGAGGTCTATGCCCAGGCCCATCCCCGCGCCCGGTGA
- a CDS encoding ParA family protein, whose product MPEFAVPTPLDRHGPARVIAMCNQKGGVGKTTTTINLGAALAEYGRKVLLVDFDPQGALSVGLGVPTHELDVTIYNLLVERDHDIKDVIQQTRVTNLDVVPANIDLSAAEVQLVGEVAREQVLARVLRPVLDDYDVILIDCQPSLGLLTVNALTAAHGVVIPLECEFFAMRGVALLIETIDKITDRLNPALSLDGILATMYDGRTLHSKEVVRSVVDHFQDKVFHTVISRTIKFPDATLAAEPITSYASTHSGAEAYRQLARELISRGGAP is encoded by the coding sequence ATGCCGGAGTTCGCTGTCCCGACGCCCCTGGACCGGCACGGCCCGGCCCGGGTGATCGCGATGTGCAACCAGAAGGGTGGCGTCGGCAAGACCACGACCACCATCAACCTGGGTGCGGCGCTGGCGGAGTATGGCCGCAAGGTGTTGCTCGTCGACTTCGACCCCCAGGGCGCGCTCTCGGTCGGCCTCGGTGTCCCCACGCATGAGCTTGACGTCACGATCTACAACCTGCTGGTCGAGCGTGATCACGACATCAAGGACGTGATCCAGCAGACCCGCGTCACCAACCTCGACGTGGTGCCGGCCAACATCGACCTGTCGGCCGCAGAGGTCCAGCTCGTGGGTGAGGTCGCCCGCGAGCAGGTGCTGGCCCGGGTGCTGCGTCCCGTGCTGGACGACTATGACGTGATCCTGATCGACTGCCAGCCCTCCCTGGGCCTGCTGACCGTGAATGCGCTGACCGCGGCCCACGGCGTCGTGATCCCGCTGGAGTGCGAGTTCTTCGCGATGCGCGGGGTGGCACTGCTGATCGAGACGATCGACAAGATCACCGACCGGCTCAACCCCGCGCTGTCCCTGGACGGCATCCTGGCCACGATGTATGACGGGCGCACCCTGCACTCCAAGGAGGTCGTGCGCAGCGTCGTGGACCACTTCCAGGACAAGGTCTTCCACACCGTCATCAGCCGCACCATCAAGTTCCCCGACGCCACCCTCGCGGCCGAGCCGATCACCTCTTATGCCAGCACGCACAGCGGTGCGGAGGCCTATCGGCAGCTGGCCCGTGAGCTGATCTCGCGCGGCGGCGCGCCCTGA
- a CDS encoding segregation and condensation protein A, with the protein METTLADPGEPAAIPEVDPAQAVPGGVLTRRGPTPFQVHLDVFQGPFELLLGLIAKHKLDVTEIALAKITDEFVAHIRVAQEADDDWDLSQASEFLLIAATLLDLKASRLLPNRREEDEEDLELIEARDLLFARLLQYRAFKDVAAAFATRMETVGRIFPRDVALEDEFTRLLPELVMNITPEQLAMIAARAMAPKPPPTVGLTHLHAPQVSVREQAVLVVQRLRLTGTASFRELVADADTTLVIVARFLALLELFRESLLSLDQEDPLGELTVRWTGSDSGDVEVSDEFDEDDQESTDE; encoded by the coding sequence TTGGAGACGACCCTGGCCGACCCCGGGGAGCCAGCGGCCATCCCCGAGGTGGACCCGGCTCAGGCCGTCCCTGGCGGCGTGCTCACCCGGCGCGGCCCAACGCCGTTCCAGGTGCACCTAGATGTCTTCCAGGGGCCGTTTGAGCTGCTCCTCGGGCTGATCGCCAAGCACAAGCTCGATGTCACCGAGATCGCGCTGGCCAAGATCACCGACGAGTTTGTGGCCCACATCCGGGTGGCGCAGGAGGCGGACGACGACTGGGACCTCTCGCAGGCCTCGGAGTTCCTGCTCATTGCCGCGACGCTGCTGGACCTGAAGGCCTCACGCCTCCTGCCGAACCGTCGCGAGGAGGACGAGGAGGACCTCGAGCTCATCGAGGCCCGGGACCTGCTCTTTGCCCGGCTGCTGCAGTATCGCGCCTTCAAGGACGTCGCCGCCGCCTTCGCCACACGGATGGAGACGGTGGGGCGGATCTTCCCGCGCGACGTCGCCCTCGAGGATGAGTTCACCCGGCTGCTGCCTGAACTGGTCATGAACATCACCCCCGAGCAGTTGGCGATGATCGCCGCCCGCGCGATGGCTCCCAAGCCTCCGCCCACGGTGGGGCTCACCCACCTGCACGCCCCGCAGGTGTCGGTGCGTGAGCAGGCAGTCCTGGTGGTGCAGCGTCTGCGGCTCACCGGCACGGCGAGCTTCCGGGAGCTGGTCGCGGATGCCGACACCACGCTGGTGATCGTGGCGCGCTTCCTGGCGCTGCTGGAGCTCTTCCGCGAGTCCCTGCTGTCGCTGGACCAGGAGGACCCGCTCGGCGAGCTGACCGTCCGGTGGACCGGCAGCGACAGTGGCGACGTCGAGGTCAGCGACGAGTTCGACGAGGACGACCAGGAGAGCACCGATGAGTGA
- the scpB gene encoding SMC-Scp complex subunit ScpB, translating into MSEPQNEGQSEPQDEPRDESPDESDEVQDATPPEEQTPEEQGVEQVAFDINDFPGGARSAIEAVLMVIDEPVEETVLASALELPMEDVISILETLASEYADSDRGFMLRRLGGRWRIYSKPAYAPVVEKFLMGGQQARLTQASLETLAVVAYRQPISRARVSAVRGVNVDGVVRTLVSRGLIEEVIVDGEPGQAALYGTTDLFLQRMGLDSLDDLPPLAPYLPPADVIEELASEGHA; encoded by the coding sequence ATGAGTGAGCCCCAGAACGAGGGCCAGAGCGAGCCCCAGGACGAGCCCCGCGACGAGTCGCCGGACGAGTCGGACGAGGTGCAGGACGCCACGCCGCCCGAGGAGCAGACGCCCGAGGAGCAGGGCGTCGAGCAGGTCGCCTTCGACATCAACGACTTCCCCGGTGGGGCCCGCTCGGCGATTGAGGCGGTGCTCATGGTGATCGACGAGCCGGTCGAGGAGACCGTGCTCGCCTCGGCGCTGGAGTTGCCGATGGAGGACGTCATCTCCATCCTGGAGACCCTCGCCAGCGAGTATGCCGACAGTGACCGTGGGTTCATGCTGCGCCGGTTAGGCGGGCGCTGGCGGATCTATTCCAAGCCGGCCTATGCCCCCGTGGTGGAGAAGTTCCTGATGGGCGGGCAGCAGGCACGACTGACCCAGGCCTCCCTGGAGACGCTCGCGGTCGTGGCCTATCGGCAGCCGATCTCCCGGGCCAGGGTCAGTGCGGTCCGAGGTGTCAACGTCGACGGTGTCGTGCGCACCCTGGTCTCGCGTGGCCTGATCGAGGAGGTCATCGTCGACGGCGAGCCTGGCCAGGCCGCGCTGTATGGCACGACCGATCTGTTCCTGCAGCGGATGGGCCTGGACAGCCTCGACGACCTGCCCCCACTTGCTCCCTACCTGCCTCCGGCAGATGTCATCGAAGAACTCGCGTCGGAAGGACACGCATGA
- a CDS encoding pseudouridine synthase, producing MNPPQQRGGPSGGSRGGSSGGSRGGSSGGSRGGSGGGPRGGSGAGSGGGKRRHNPRGRPGRPVGPDAGPPRKIKPKRSTTPPPVDNSGADVHQPDGVRLQKLLASAGIGSRRACELLITQGRVEVDGHIVTELGVRVDPVAQSIHVDGTRVVLDDSRVYLAFNKPLGVVSTMSDDLGRASISDYLPPRNERLFHVGRLDADTEGLLLLTNDGELAHRLQHPAYEVPKTYIARVPGPVPRELGKVLRAGVELEDGIVKVDSFKLIDSAPGKAIVELILHEGKKHVVRRLLAEVGHPVEALSRVQVGPILLGQLRTGRTRALTQAEVGGLYSAAGL from the coding sequence ATGAACCCGCCCCAGCAACGAGGTGGCCCCAGCGGTGGGTCACGAGGTGGATCTAGCGGTGGGTCACGAGGTGGATCCAGTGGTGGGTCACGCGGCGGCTCCGGTGGTGGACCGCGCGGCGGCTCCGGTGCCGGATCCGGTGGCGGCAAGCGCCGTCACAACCCGCGCGGACGCCCGGGGCGCCCAGTGGGCCCCGACGCTGGCCCGCCCCGCAAGATCAAGCCCAAGCGGTCGACCACGCCGCCCCCGGTGGACAACTCGGGAGCGGACGTCCACCAGCCGGACGGCGTGCGGCTGCAGAAGTTGCTCGCGTCCGCTGGCATCGGCAGCCGTCGAGCGTGTGAGTTGCTGATCACCCAGGGGCGGGTGGAGGTCGACGGTCACATCGTCACCGAGCTCGGCGTGCGGGTCGACCCGGTCGCTCAGAGCATCCATGTCGACGGCACGCGGGTCGTGCTCGACGACAGCCGGGTCTATCTGGCCTTCAACAAGCCGCTGGGCGTTGTCTCCACGATGAGCGACGACCTGGGACGCGCGTCGATCTCCGACTATCTGCCGCCGCGCAACGAGCGGCTGTTCCACGTCGGGCGCCTGGACGCTGACACCGAGGGGCTGCTGCTGCTCACCAACGATGGTGAGCTGGCCCACCGGTTGCAGCACCCGGCCTACGAGGTGCCCAAGACGTATATCGCTCGTGTCCCCGGGCCGGTCCCGCGCGAGCTGGGCAAGGTCCTGCGCGCCGGTGTTGAGCTCGAGGACGGCATCGTCAAGGTCGACTCCTTCAAGCTCATCGATTCAGCCCCCGGCAAGGCGATCGTCGAGTTGATCCTGCACGAGGGCAAGAAGCATGTCGTGCGCCGCCTTCTGGCCGAGGTCGGCCACCCCGTCGAGGCGCTGTCCCGCGTCCAGGTCGGGCCCATCCTGCTCGGGCAGCTGCGCACCGGCCGCACGCGTGCGCTGACACAGGCGGAGGTCGGCGGGCTCTACAGCGCCGCCGGACTCTGA
- the cmk gene encoding (d)CMP kinase, translating into MPENPITIAIDGPSGSGKSSVSKQVARELGLTYLDTGAMYRALTWWCLQQGIDLTDTQEVAEQALTYPLEIGTDPDAPSIHVGGTDVAAAIRETALSEQVSHIATNLAVRATMRDQQRQLIADARHAGAGIVVEGRDITTVIAPDADHRFLLTASEEARLARRARELFDTDDAQAIAATHNQIVRRDAADATVSAFFEPAPGVVGIDTSDLTFEQSVGAVLDAIAQATPTPTPFHTPDDGGN; encoded by the coding sequence GTGCCTGAGAACCCGATCACTATCGCCATCGACGGGCCCAGCGGATCAGGCAAGTCGAGCGTGTCCAAGCAGGTTGCCCGCGAGCTCGGGCTGACCTATCTCGACACCGGCGCGATGTATCGCGCGCTCACCTGGTGGTGTCTGCAGCAGGGGATCGACCTGACCGACACCCAGGAGGTCGCCGAGCAGGCCCTGACCTACCCCCTGGAGATCGGGACCGACCCCGACGCGCCGAGCATCCACGTGGGCGGCACAGATGTCGCTGCCGCGATCCGCGAGACCGCCCTGAGTGAGCAGGTCTCGCACATCGCCACCAACCTGGCGGTGCGCGCCACGATGCGTGACCAGCAGCGTCAGCTCATCGCCGACGCACGGCACGCGGGCGCCGGGATCGTCGTCGAGGGCCGCGACATCACGACGGTCATCGCCCCCGACGCTGACCACCGGTTCCTGCTGACCGCCTCCGAGGAGGCCCGGCTCGCGCGCCGTGCGCGTGAGCTCTTCGACACCGATGACGCCCAGGCGATCGCCGCGACGCACAATCAGATCGTGCGCCGCGACGCCGCCGATGCCACCGTCTCGGCGTTCTTCGAGCCGGCGCCAGGTGTCGTGGGAATCGACACCTCCGACCTGACGTTCGAGCAATCAGTGGGTGCGGTGCTTGACGCCATCGCCCAGGCGACCCCCACGCCCACGCCCTTCCACACCCCAGACGACGGAGGCAATTGA